The genome window TAATCAACAGCGCTCAGAGCTTCTCACTCGATAAACCCTCGGGGCAGCTTTCGTCTTCCGAGTCCTTGGCCGATTCATCATCGTTCCAGATTCGTCGGTCGATCACGTCGATCTCGCCCTCCAAACCCTGAGAGCGCTTGTTTCTTTGAAGCGAGCGAGAGCCAGAGCCGGGGCATAGGGAAGAGATCCTCGACTTCACTGCCGATCGAGGAAGGGCAACCCCAGGTCAGAGGCTGCCCAGCATCTCCGAGAGCAAAGCCCACTCTGCTTCTGCTTTAAGCCCTTGATTTTCTTAGCAAGAATCTTTCTCTCTCTGTTCCGAAGCTTGGCATTCTAGAGAAGCCACATGTACCATCAGCTCTTCTAACGGTTGCTTCTTCGAATATGAAAAGGAATTACCATGTGTTCCTCAGTTTCAGAGGGACAGATGTCGCCACGGCTTCCTCAGTCATCTCTACGCGGCTGGACCAGAAAGGAATTTACACTTTTGTGGATAGCGAGGAGCTTAGGAAAGGAGAGGAAATATCGTTGGCACTCATCAGGGCGATTGAGGAATCGCACGTTGCGATCATCGGTTTTCTCTAAGCACTACGCTTCCTCACGGTGGTGTTTGGAAGAGCTCTTGAAAATCATGGAGTGCAAGGAGAAAAATGGGCTGAAGGTGTTCCCTGTGTTTTACAAAGTGGAACCCAGAGAAGTGAGAGAGGGGAGAGATAGTATAAGAGAGCTATGGATAACCATGAGTCTAAGTTGGGGAAGGATTCAGAAAAAGTGAAGAGATGGAAGAAGGCTCTCTCTGAAGCTGGTAGCTTGTCTGGGTGGGAGTTGAAGGACAGGTACGCACAAATGTGACGTGGTGTTATGTGATTGTTAGCTTGTGATTGTCTGTTAGATATCAGATCGTATGCACTTTTTTGGATCGTCAATTGAAGATACAAAGTGGAGATAAATTAGACAGTAGACACATGATCAAATAACCAAAGCTCGTAGATTCTTTGAATTGATTCTTGCTGTGTGGATAATGAGAAATTTATCAAACATAAATAGTGCGATTCATAGTGCCTTAGTCATTATTGTCTTCAGATTCAAGTTCTTTGTAATTTTCCTCGTGTAGATGTTGGCGCAGGTTCACCCACTTTTCATCTTATTATTTACTATTCTTCTTAAGAAATTTTCCTTATCACGTCAGAGGTTGAATTCCTGCTATGGCTTTGAAATGCTAAAACGGGTTTTTCTTTCTTTTGAGTGCTTATTAGAGATGAAGCAGATCTCATACAATGCATCGTGAAGGAATTATCGATTCGTCTCAACCAAACACCCTTACATGTCGCTAAATATCCGGTTGGAATAGATTCCCGAGTTCAAAAACTGATATGTTTGTCATAGAAAGAGTCGGCTGATGATGATGTTCTGATGATAGGTCTATGGGGACCTGGAGGCCTAGGGAAGACAGCAATTGCCAAGGCCCTATATAATGCTATGATGAGACAATTTCAGGTTTGTAGTTTTTTGGAGCAAGTTAGAGAAAAATCACACCAAAGCGGTGGTCTTGTTTCTTTACAAAAGGATCTTCTATCTGAGATCCTGGTTCATCCTTTAACGGTCTACAGTGTCACTGGAGGAATTAGTTTGATACAAGAAAGACTATGTTGCAAGAAGGTTCTCCTGGTTCTTGATGATGTTGACCATATGAATCAACTGAATGCATTAGCTGGAAAAGGCAATTGGTTTGGAAAAGGAAGTATAATCATTGTTACAACAAGAAATAAACAATTGCTGACTTCTCATGGCATAAATCGTGTGCATAGAATTCAAACTTTAGGATGTTGTGAAGCACGAGACCTTTTTTGTCTGCATGCTTTCCCAGATAGCGAGAGTGTTGAAATAGGAGTGGATCTCATAGATAGAGCACTGCGTTATTGTGACGGCCTTCCCGTTAGCCCTCGAAGTCTTGGGCTCATTCTTATGTGGAAGAAATGAAGCTGCATGGGAAAGTGCATTGCATAAACTTTCCAAAAGACCTGACCAAAGTATTAATCAAGTTCTCAAGACAAGCTTTGATGGATTGGAGAACAATGAGAGGGAGATTTTCCTCGATATTGCTTGTTCTTTAAAGGAAAAGGAGTAGAATACATCAAGGAAGTTCTTGATGACTCTGGTTTTAACACAACCATAGGAATAGAAATTCTCATCGAGAGGTCCTTGATAAAAAATGAGGATGGAACCCTGCAAATGCATGATTTGATTCAGTTGATGGGTAAGGATATTGTTAATGAGGAATGGCCCGATGATCCTAGGAAACGCAGCAGATTATGGCTTTTCGAAGATGTTGAGGAAGTTCTCTATGAAGATACAGTAAAAGGTGTCAATGTCCATTTTTGCAACATCTCAGTTTTTTACTTTGCTCTGATTTGGATTGTAATATGTAAATTTCGATCGAAAATTTTGTCTGACGATTGAATTTGCTCTGTTATGGATAGGTAATGGATGCAGTAAAGGCCATAGTATTGAACTTGGCTACACAAAAGAGATGACCATTAGTCCTTGTGCTTTCAAAAAAATGAAAAGGTTGAGAATGCTCATCTTGCACAAAGTGCATATCTCTTCACAAGGTCCTGTACGCCTCCCTAATGCGCTCAGATGGCTTGAATGGCCCAATGCCCTGCATCTAGAATTTGGCGCTGGTCCAAAGAAACTGGCAAGACTCCGTTTTCAGAACAGTCATATCAAACAATTAGTAGGCAACTGTCAGGTGAGCCCTTATGATGATCAGCTTTCCCTTTTCAAAGCTATGAAAATATTTCAGAGCTTAATGACTGCACCAGTATGTTTTTGCAGAATTTTATATGTTTGAAGTCCATCGAGTTCCGGGATTGCAAGTCCCTGGCTAGTATTCCTGACATTTCATCGGCTCCACTTCTGGAGAGCTTAGATCTTTTCAGTTGCAAAAGCTTGGTAGAGGTTCACCAATCCGTTGGAGATCTTGACAAGTTGAAACATTTGAATAGATCAAGTTGCTCCAGTCTTCGGATCTTTCCAAACACACTCAAGACAAAGTCTCTTCAATGGCTTGATTTCTCTGGTTGCTCTAAACTTGAGAAATGCCCTGATATTCTGGAAAAGATGGAACacctaatatattttttttcttaaagGACGGCTATTGAAGAACTCCCTGCATCAATTGAAATTCTTGTCTCTATAGAGCAGATAGATTTAGGTTGTTGCAATAACCTCACAAGGCTTCCGTCGAGCATTCATAAGTTGAAAAATCTCAAGTCTCTGGTAGTTAGCTACTGCTCAAATTTTGTCATGTTTCCAAAGAACTTGGAGGATTCAATTGGTCCTGATGACGATTTGGGATTCCCAAGTTTAAGGTGGCTAGACCTCTCTCACTGCAATCTATCAAAAGCAGAGTTTCTTGAGAATGCTTCCAGTTGTCCTATATTAACGTGCTTAAATCTTACAAATAACAAATTTACTCATCTTCCTACATGCATCAACAAGTATGATTATTGGAAAGACTTGTTTGTTTATAGCTGCAAGCAAAGCAAAGGGGTCAGTGTGGCTGATGCGTCATCACCCAAGGTCTctccctccctctctctctctctctctctctctctctctctctctcattttgAATGTTTGATACGTGTACATCTGTATGACAGGAATTTGAGATTCTTGTAAATGGAAGAGAGATGCCTGAATGGATTCTCCATTGTAAAGAGGACACCATATCTTTCATGGTTCCCCCAGACTTATGTGACAAGATCTTGGGACTAGCAATCTGTGTTATTCTTCGCCAGAATAAGAAAGGCTCGTTCGACGATTTGTCCTGTTCATTTGACATCAGCTTGTTTGTAAATGGCATAAGATCGTATTACCGTTTGATATTTTTTGATTCATTGGAATCCGATCATGTGAGTCTTGTTTATTTCCCAAGCAACAGAAAGATAGAAGAGAAGCCTCTGCAAAACGGTTGGAGCCATATCCAAGTTTGTGTCAGGGCACTGGAAGGAACCATAAAGAAGCGTGGATTCCGTCTAATATGCGAGCAACAGGAGGATGATCTGAGGATCTGTTTTCCAAAACCATCGGCGGATGGAAACAGATTGGAGTTTCAAGGAAAGATACTCAAAGGAAGACAATTATCCACAGACACCGAGGAAGAAAATAGTCCACTGGAGCAGAACTCAACAAAGAAGATGAGACGGTCTTAGCAATGGCGAGAGTATGGGTTGAACTCGCACCACCTGTTGAGGTAGCGATTCTTGAGGATGCGAACCGGTGATCTTGATTTCAATGCCTCTTGCTTTTCCTTTTTTTCTCGTCTCTACCAAAAATTTGCAATTGTCTGCTCCTTCAATTAGTCGCATAGTGCTACTGACATGGTTGAGGAACTTTTCATTTCCCTCTCGATCTCTATGATCTGTGATGCAAGAGTGCACCAATCCAATATCAAGTGGAATGCTTGCTGAATGGCCATTGTCTTCCAAATTCAGTGAGATATATCACATAGAACTCTTGTCACCTCTCTTAATCCAATTAATGATGTCGATGCTTCACATCCTAGAATTCTTAGATGGTAAAGCTTCGCTTCTTGAGGAAAGTGTTGATCTAATTGTCTCAAAAATCGAAAGGTCTACACGGGAATGATTAGTTGATTCCTTTGTTGTTCCTAGGCAGATTGCGTTGGATAGATACCAAGGGAGAGATCTAGCTTCTGAGGCTTTGCGGATAAGCAAAGGGTACTGACTTAAAAGATTTCATGAAAAGCGAATGGTGTTTAACAAACGCATTGTAAATATTTATTACAGAACAATTTTAAGTATAGAGAAAAAAAAATAGAGAAGGAATTTGCAGTTGTATATGAAAGCACAAGCGGGGGCGACACAACAGTTGGACTGGTGCTGAC of Rutidosis leptorrhynchoides isolate AG116_Rl617_1_P2 unplaced genomic scaffold, CSIRO_AGI_Rlap_v1 contig303, whole genome shotgun sequence contains these proteins:
- the LOC139882746 gene encoding disease resistance protein Roq1-like, yielding MDNHESKLGKDSEKVKRWKKALSEAGSLSGWELKDRYQIKESADDDVLMIGLWGPGGLGKTAIAKALYNAMMRQFQVCSFLEQVREKSHQSGGLVSLQKDLLSEILVHPLTVYSVTGGISLIQERLCCKKVLLVLDDVDHMNQLNALAGKGNWFGKGSIIIVTTRNKQLLTSHGINRVHRIQTLGCCEARDLFCLHAFPDSESVEIGVDLIDRALPAWESALHKLSKRPDQSINQVLKTSFDGLENNEREIFLDILMGKDIVNEEWPDDPRKRSRLWLFEDVEEVLYEDTVKGNGCSKGHSIELGYTKEMTISPCAFKKMKRLRMLILHKVHISSQGPVRLPNALRWLEWPNALHLEFGAGPKKLARLRFQNSHIKQLVGNCQNFICLKSIEFRDCKSLASIPDISSAPLLESLDLFSCKSLVEVHQSVGDLDKLKHLNRSSCSSLRIFPNTLKTKSLQWLDFSGCSKLEKCPDILEKMEHLIYFFS